The Coffea eugenioides isolate CCC68of chromosome 8, Ceug_1.0, whole genome shotgun sequence genome has a segment encoding these proteins:
- the LOC113780834 gene encoding increased DNA methylation 1-like, with amino-acid sequence MAGKSHRRKKQSSNSSSSCSSDNAEDPDYTVRWAQRLSRKEKFTSLSGWQRHSSCDINGLQFTAGTSTMRGKPTRSSKKKDIKQGEVKPIKTSKMAQARKEPGCLKIERINFGIKRSSTSRWNRKIKDEFDQENKFSTDRSGRSSENENDHENQGYSASRIRNQEDENEKWKMKATIFSWLIDSKTIEENAEVFYMDDHSKKIIKEGIIRREGILCNCCDKIFTVANFSIHCGRQSAKPYERIFTSKNQNSLLSCMIRAWNMPEECESRKFNRIQTRGNASDSYDDACMICADGGNLMCCEVCNSTYHQDCIQLKEVPRGSWYCPYCVCRFCRNPAHDNDYLIECPQCEQKYHWNCHLRREMKIIDLNSMPCAPFCEGRCKEVYDKLERNLVGLKNELDEGFSWSLLHHMDNDTGSYTDDTYKRIVCHSKLAVALRLMDDCFEPIVDRHTRINVIRSVVYNCGANFKRIQFRGFYTAVLEKDDEIISVASLRIHGTKLAEMPFIATSDQYRCKGMCKKLMVAIESVKSIFESLRILFIVHWWFSWRFFCSAALCYLNVESLVIPSTSERISNWIEKYGFRLLDSTLNREIICRNTLMFHDSVRLQKSLVPSCLAKSDRSIGATSSVRKARINQQQNWLSFSHKAAMASLFDLDFQPPEWNKNPWMNSTERMPYR; translated from the exons ATGGCTGGAAAATCGCATAGAAGGAAGAAGCAAAGCAGCAATTCATCAAGTTCATGTAGCTCAGACAATGCTGAGGATCCTGATTACACTGTAAGGTGGGCTCAAAGGCTGTCCAGAAAAGAAAAGTTCACTTCCTTAAGTGGATGGCAGAGACACAGCAGTTGTGACATTAACGGTCTTCAATTCACAGCTGGAACTTCAACAATGAGAGGAAAACCAACACGTTCATCGAAGAAGAAAGACATCAAGCAAGGGGAGGTGAAACCGATCAAAACATCCAAAATGGCACAAGCAAGGAAGGAGCCTGGTTGTTTGAAGATTGAAAGAATCAACTTTGGAATCAAGAGAAGCTCCACTTCTAGATGGAATAGGAAAATTAAAGATgaatttgaccaagaaaacaaaTTCTCCACAGACAGAAGTGGTAGAAGTTCAGAAAATGAGAATGACCATGAGAATCAAGGGTATTCTGCTAGCAGAATAAGAAATCAAGAGGATGAGAatgagaagtggaagatgaaaGCAACCATATTTTCGTGGCTTATAGATTCCAAAACAATTGAAGAAAATGCAGAAGTTTTCTATATGGATGACCACAGCAAGAAGATCATTAAGGAGGGAATAATCAGGAGAGAGGGCATATTATGCAACTGTTGCGATAAGATCTTTACTGTAGCAAACTTTAGTATTCATTGTGGGAGGCAATCTGCTAAACCCTATGAAAGGATTTTCACTTCCAAGAATCAAAACTCTCTTTTATCTTGCATGATTAGAGCTTGGAATATGCCAGAAGAATGTGAAAGTCGTAAATTCAATCGCATTCAGACTAGAGGTAATGCAAGTGACTCGTACGATGATGCTTGCATGATCTGTGCAGATGGAGGAAACTTAATGTGTTGTGAGGTGTGTAATTCAACATACCATCAAGATTGCATTCAGTTGAAG GAGGTTCCTCGAGGATCTTGGTATTGTCCATACTGTGTTTGCAGATTCTGCAGAAATCCTGCTCACGACAATGACTATTTAATTGAATGTCCTCAATGTGAACAGAAAT ATCACTGGAACTGCCATCTGCGGAGAGAAATGAAGATAATAGATCTCAACAGTATGCCATGTGCACCTTTTTGCGAGGGGCGCTGCAAAGAG GTTTATGATAAGTTGGAGAGAAACCTAGTTGGATTGAAAAATGAGCTTGATGAAGGTTTCTCCTGGAGTTTGCTTCATCACATGGACAATGACACAGGTAGTTACACAGATGACACATACAAAAGAATCGTTTGCCACTCCAAGCTTGCTGTTGCACTGAGATTGATGGATGACTGCTTTGAGCCAATTGTAGACCGCCATACTAGAATCAATGTGATCCGTAGTGTTGTTTATAATTGCGG AGCAAACTTCAAGAGAATCCAATTTAGGGGGTTTTATACTGCCGTCTTGGAAAAGGATGATGAAATTATCTCTGTGGCATCCTTGAG GATTCATGGGACAAAGCTTGCTGAGATGCCCTTCATTGCAACCAGCGATCAGTATAGGTGCAAAGGAATGTGCAAAAAGCTTATGGTCGCAATTGAATCAGTTAAGTCCATATTTGAATCTTTACGAATATTATTTATAGTTCACTGGTGGTTTTCATGGAGATTTTTTTGCTCTGCT GCTCTTTGTTACCTCAATGTTGAAAGTCTGGTCATTCCATCCACATCTGAGAGGATCAGCAACTGGATTGAAAAGTACGGTTTCCGTCTTCTTGATTCTACATTGAACAGAGAAATCATATGTCGCAACACTTTGATGTTCCATGATTCAGTCAGATTGCAGAAGTCATTAGTACCTTCTTGTTTGGCAAAATCAGACAGAAGCATTGGTG CAACTTCTTCAGTGAGAAAGGCCAGGATCAACCAACAACAAAATTGGCTAAGTTTTTCACATAAAGCAGCTATGGCATCGCtatttgatttggattttcaaCCTCCTGAATGGAACAAAAACCCTTGGATGAACAGCACAGAAAGAATGCCCTATAGATAG
- the LOC113781653 gene encoding uncharacterized protein LOC113781653, with protein MGSSDSLSLPSEPPYIAKWFPSYVYESPELNSIDDFNDSGRPILAETGENEEEKEGNFDENGVLKRRHDVLLSDGKDTSDGFLQSNCIDRIDNRNIEVLKDSDSLSLSSVPPDVRNWFSSYEYESPTINTSYEFSSQPHGNVFDEECITGKEDKLIRATKAVQKNDLEGQKTSFGLVKCTNSGRKKEYEHHSFPKDILKADGEKNSAILNDLTPQRRSCQILPLKQMIDHGKGLAEGFELSIQNGKSPIDALNAKFNAEHSHMMLNIKSRSGSKMGNSPHKAIQSRVPIEESDKPEHFTIVTTTRPPTENLEYFTLVNQKPENEALGGQENKENARTGFAENGFISMRRSKVGDGENSCKGPLAGESYSSRNGATVPPRGNKEATATRKILLDTTNFQAPNLLEVTGKWRCPQKSKPNLGPPLKQLRLEQWVRRV; from the exons ATGGGTTCTTCAGATTCCTTATCGCTTCCTTCAG AGCCTCCATATATAGCCAAGTGGTTCCCAAGTTATGTATACGAGTCTCCAGAATTGAATAGCATCGATGATTTTAACGATTCTGGTCGTCCCATATTAGCTGAAACTGGGGAGAACGAAGAGGAAAAGGAAGGGAATTTTGATGAAAACGGTGTACTCAAAAGAAGGCATGATGTTTTGCTTTCTGATGGGAAGGATACTTCAGATGGCTTTCTCCAGTCTAATTGCATTGATAGAATTGACAACCGGAACATTGAG GTTTTGAAAGATTCAGATTCCCTCTCACTTTCTTCGG TGCCTCCAGATGTTAGGAATTGGTTCTCTAGTTATGAATACGAATCTCCAACAATTAATACCAGCTACGAGTTCAGTTCACAGCCTCATGGAAATGTGTTTGATGAAGAATGTATCACAGGGAAAGAAGACAAATTGATTAGGGCAACTAAGGCAGTTCAAAAGAATGATTTGGAAGGTCAGAAAACTTCTTTTGGGCTTGTCAAATGTACCAACTCTGGCAGAAAAAAGGAGTATGAGCACCACTCCTTCCCTAAG GATATACTAAAGGCTGATGGAGAGAAAAACTCAGCTATACTAAATGACTTGACTCCTCAAAGGCGTTCATGTCAAATTCTGCCCTTGAAACAGATGATTGACCACGGTAAAGGTTTAGCGGAAGGTTTTGAACTATCAATCCAAAATGGAAAAAGCCCTATTGATGCTTTAAATGCTAAGTTCAATGCGGAGCATAGTCATATGATGTTGAATATCAAAAGTAGGTCAGGTAGCAAGATGGGGAACTCGCCTCATAAGGCAATTCAGAGCAGGGTTCCAATAGAAGAGAGCGATAAGCCTGAACATTTTACCATAGTTACTACAACTAGACCACCTACAGAAAACTTGGAGTACTTCACTCTGGTAAACCAAAAACCAGAAAACGAGGCTCTTGGTGGACAAGAGAATAAAGAGAATGCCAGGACAGGGTTTGCAGAAAATGGGTTCATTTCGATGAGGAGGAGCAAGGTAGGTGATGGAGAGAATTCTTGCAAAGGGCCACTTGCTGGTGAGTCTTATTCTTCTAGGAATGGAGCCACAGTTCCACCAAGAGGCAACAAGGAGGCTACAGCAACAAGAAAGATTCTCTTGGACACAACCAATTTCCAAGCTCCTAATCTGTTGGAAGTTACTGGAAAATGGAGGTGTCCTCAAAAGAGTAAACCCAACTTAGGCCCTCCTTTGAAGCAGCTCAGACTTGAACAATGGGTTCGTCGGGTCTAA
- the LOC113779821 gene encoding probable enoyl-CoA hydratase 2, mitochondrial, with protein sequence MVFLPAVAKSVGQQWLKQKSKPISSSQQLLFHLKKFNIYPHEEWNRQSVRTLILQSTSDSVKLHKLDDSDSGVVEVNLDRPGAKNAISKDMLHGLQRSLEAVNKDHSAKVLMICSSVHKAFCAGADLKERKTMTPDEIQNYVNSLRSTFSFLEGLHIPTIAVVEGAALGGGLEMALSCDLRICGEDAVFGLPETGLAIIPGAGGTQRLSRLVGKSLAKEIIFTGQKIGARDALSMGLVNHCVPAGEARSKALEIARDINQKGPLAIRMAKRAIDGGLEMDIASGLSVEMDCYQQLLNTKDRLEGLAAFAEKRRPIYNGE encoded by the exons ATGGTTTTTTTACCTGCTGTAGCAAAATCAGTAGGCCAGCAATGGCTGAAGCAAAAATCGAAGCCCATTTCATCTTCTCAACAACTGCTTTTTCACCTCAAGAAATTCAATATATATCCACATGAAGAATGGAATCGCCAGAGTGTTCGAACCCTGATTTTGCAGTCTACTTCTGATTCCGTCAAGCTTCACAAACTCGATGACTCCGATTCCG GAGTTGTTGAAGTTAACTTGGATAGGCCTGGAGCAAAAAATGCAATAAGTAAGGATATGTTACATGGGTTGCAGCGAAGCTTAGAAGCTGTTAATAAGGATCATTCAGCAAAGGTTTTGATGATCTGCAGTTCTGTTCACAAAGCGTTCTGCGCTGGTGCTGATTTAAAG GAAAGAAAGACAATGACTCCAGATGAAATTCAGAATTATGTAAATTCTCTGCGATCAACATTCTCTTTTTTGGAG GGACTGCATATACCTACAATTGCTGTTGTGGAAGGTGCAGCACTGGGTGGGGGACTGGAAATGGCATTATCATGTGATCTCCGGATATGTG GGGAAGATGCAGTATTTGGCTTGCCAGAAACAGGACTTGCTATAATCCCAGG GGCTGGTGGAACACAACGGCTTTCTAGATTGGTTGGGAAATCACTAGCAAAAGAAATCATATTTACTGGTCAAAAAATTGGTGCTAGAGATGCACTGTCGATGG GTCTGGTGAATCACTGTGTTCCTGCTGGTGAAGCTCGCTCAAAGGCACTTGAAATTGCACGAGACATAAACCAGAAG GGGCCATTGGCGATAAGGATGGCAAAGCGAGCCATTGATGGGGGCCTTGAGATGGATATAGCATCCGGCTTATCAGTTGAGATGGATTGCTATCAGCAGCTTTTGAACACGAAAGATCGGTTGGAAGGTTTAGCTGCCTTTGCTGAGAAACGAAGGCCAATTTACAATGGTGaatga